CGAACACGTCACCGGACATGTCGCCGATGCCGACGACCGTGAAGTCCTGGGTCTGGGTGTCGACGCCCATGTCGCGGAAGTGCCGCTTGACGGACTCCCAGGCGCCGCGGGCGGTGATGCCCATGCCCTTGTGGTCGTAGCCGGCGGAGCCGCCGGAGGCGAAGGCGTCACCGAGCCAGAAGTTGTAGTTCTCGGCGACCCCGTTGGCGATGTCGGAGAAGGTCGCAGTGCCCTTGTCGGCGGCGACGACGAGGTAGGTGTCGTCCTCGTCGTGCCGGACGACGTCCGCCGGGGGCACGACCTCGCCGGCGACCATGTTGTCGGTGATGTCGAGCAGTGCCGAGATGAACGTCTTGTAGCTGGCGACCCCCTCGGCGAGCCACGCGTCCCGGTCCACGGAGGGGTCGGGCAGCTGCTTGGCGACGAAGCCGCCCTTGGCGCCGACCGGCACGATGACGGTGTTCTTGACCATCTGCGCCTTGACCAGGCCGAGGATCTCGGTGCGGAAGTCCTCACGCCGGTCGGACCAGCGCAGGCCACCGCGCGCGACCTTGCCGAAGCGCAGGTGCACGCCCTCGACGCGCGGCGAGTACACCCAGATCTCGAACGCCGGGCGGGGCGCCGGCAGGTCGGGGATCGCCTGCGGGTCGAACTTCATGGAGACGTAGTCGTGCGGCTTGCCGCCCGCGGCCTCCTGGAAGAAGTTGGTCCGCAGCGTCGCCTTGATGACCGTCAGGAAGGACCTGAGGATCCGGTCCTCGTCGAGCGAGGCCACCTGGTCGAGGGCCGCGTCGACCTCCTCCAGCAGCGCGTCCACGATCTCGTGCCCCGCGCGCTGCCGGTCGGGCGACATCCGCGCCTCGAACAGGGAGACGAGCAGGCGGGTGGTGTGGACGTTGTTGCGGAGGGTGTCCTCCATGTAGTCCTGGCTGAACGTCGACCCGGCCTGGCGCAGGTACTTGGCGTACGCCCGCAGCACCACGGCCTGGCGCCAGGTCAGCCCGGCGCTCAGCACGAGGGCGTTGAAGCCGTCGTTCTCCGCCTTGCCGGTCCAGGTGGCGGAGAAGGCGTCCTGGAAGCGCTCGCGGGCGTCGTCGCCGAAGTAGTCCCCGCCGCCGTTGGCGCGGGGCATGCGCAGCCCGAAGTCGTAGATCCAGGCCACGCTGCGGTCCGCGCAGCGCAGCTCGTAGGGCCGCTCGTCGACGACCTCGACACCGAGCCGGTTGAGGACCGGCAGGACGGCCGAGAGGGAGATCGCGTCGCCCGTGCGGTAGATCTTGAAGCGGCGCTCCTCGGGGGCGGCGCCCACCGGCTCGTAGAGGCTGAGCGCGAAGTCCTTGTCCGCCTCGCTGTTCAGCTGCTCGAGGTGGACGAGGTCGGCGACCGCGGCGCGCGGGTTGTGGTCGGCCTTGTAGCCCTCGGGGAAGGCGTGCGCGTAGCGGCGCATGGCCTCGGCCGCGTGCTCCTCGCCGAGCTCGGCGTTGAGCGCCTCGGCGAAGGCGTCCTCCCAGGAGCGGGCGGCCTCCACCAGCCGGGCCTCGATGCGCTCCTTGTCGGAGTCGGACAGCTCCGGCAGTTCGGTGCCCTGCGGGACCCGGACCACGAAGTGCAGCCGGGACAGGATCGACTCGGTGTTCCAGGCCGTGAAGTCGACGCTGATGCCGCCCAGTTCCTCCTTGAGGATCTCGATGATCCGCAGGCGGACGGCCGTGGTGTAGCGGTCGCGCGGGAGATAGACGAGGGCGGAGTAGTAGCGCCCGTACTCGTCCTGGCGCAGGTAGAGCCTCAGCCGCCTGCGCTCCTGGAGGTACAGCACGGAGGTGACGATCGCCCGCAGCTCGTCGACCGGGGTCTGGAAGAGCTCGTCGCGCGGGTACGTCTCCAGGATCTGCGTCAGGTCGCGGCCGTCGTGGCTGTTGGGTGAGAACCCCGCCTTCTCCAGGACCTCCTCGACCTTGCGCCGGATGACCGGGACCCGGCGCACGGACTCGGTGTAGGCGGCGGAGGAGAACAGTCCGAGGAACCGGCGCTCGCCGATGACGTTGCCGTCGGCGTCGAACTTCTTGACGCCGATGTAGTCCAGGTACGACGGCCGGTGCACGGTCGCCCGGCTGTTCGCCTTGGTCAGCACGAGCAGCTTGTGCTCGCGCGCCTTGGCCCGGGCGTCGGCGGGCAGCCGCTCGAACGACGGGCTGACCGGGTGGCTCTCCTCCGCGGCGTGCTGCGGGTCCGCGCGCAGTATGCCGAGTCCGGTGCCGGGGACGGCGGCCAGCGAGTCGTCTTCGCGGAGCTGGTACTCGCGGTAGCCGAGGAAGGTGAAGTGGTCGTCGGCGAGCCAGCGCAGCAGCTCGCGGGCCTCCTCGACCTGGGGTCCTGGCAGGTCGTCGGGGATGGGCTCGTCCGGCAGCCCCTCCGCCAGCCGGATCGCCGCGTCCCGCATCTTGCCCCAGTCCTCGACGGCCTCGCGGGCGTCTGACAGCACGCGCAGCAGGTCGGCGGTGATCTGCTTCAGATCGGCCCGGTCGGTCTCGCGGTCGATCTCGACGTGGATCCAGGACTCGACGTGCGCGTCGTGCGGAAGGTCGCCGGTGGGCGGGGTCGACAGGACCTCGATGAGCTTGCCGGTGACATCGCGCCGCACCACGAACTGGGGGTGGATGACGACGTGGATCCCGCGCCCCTGACGCGTCAGCTCATTGGTGACGGAGTCGACGAGGAAGGGCATGTCGTCGGTGACGACCTCGACCACGGAGTGGCTGCAGGTCCAGCCGTTCTCTTCGACCGTGGGGGTGTGCACCCGCACGTTCGCCGTGCCCTGGGGGCGGTTCTCGGCCAGCCGGTAGTGCGATACGGCTGCTCCGAAGACATCGACCGGGTCGCGGTCGGTGAGGTCCTCCGGGGCCGTGTGCAGGTAGTAGCGCTGGAGGAACGTGAGGAGGGTCTCGCGGTCCGGGGCCTTCTGGGCGTCTGGGGTCTCCTCGCCCGTCGACCCGGTCGGTAGGTGCCCCCCGACCGGGCTGTTCTCAGCTACCCGGGCGGCCCTCTCGAGCAACTCGGCCTTGGCTTCGTCCAGCTTGGTCTGCATTGTCCTCTGGCTCCTGTCGCGCGCCGTTGCGTGACGTAGAAGGAAGTACGGTCTCTGCGCTTACGACCTCACGTCGTGACACGGGGTATCCGGTCTGTGCCGACGCTATGCCGCAAGGTGAGATGAGCGGGGGTGTCTGAGCCAATCTTGAGCTGCTCCACCGGTGTGACGCTGCTCTCTGCGACGCCCGAATCCAGGTGATGCCCGGGGTCCCGGGAGCCTTCGATGCCACGTCCCGCCCGTGAAGACCAGCGACCGCCGCCCGGTCACGGATGTCGTCCGTGCTCTCCGGGCTCAGGGCAGGGACGACGACGTCCCCGCGAGCTATCGCGCTGATCACGCCACCAAGGCTATCGCTCCTCACAGGGGCTCCGTCATGAGCCGTATGTGTACAAAACCAGCCCTGGAAGTTTGACGTTCTGCACAGTGTCGCTACCGGTTCCGGTCACCCGTACCCGTCAGGCCGCGAGCCGCTCCGCCTCGGCAACCGCTTCCTCCAGCGTGTCCACGACGGGTACGCCGACGGTTTCCAGACTCACCCGACTGTGCGACCCGCCGGTGTACAGCACGGCCCGTGCCCCCACGTGCAGCGCGGCCACCGCGTCGTCCGCCGCGTCCCCGATCACCACGGTCCGCTCCGGTGCCACGCCGCTCAGCGACGCCAGGTGCCGCACCATGTGCTCGGCCTTGCTGCCCCCCGACGGCCCGGTCCGCCCGTCCACCCGTATGAAGTGCGGCTCGATGCCGAATCCGCGCACCAGCGGAACCAGCTCCTCGTGCACGTACATGCTCAGGATCGACTGGCTGCGCCCCGCCGAGCGCCACCCGGCCAGCAGCTCCGCGGCCCCCACCGTCAGCCCGCACGCCGTGCGGTGCTCGGCGTAGTACCGGTGGAAGATGTCGTCCATCGCCTCCCACTCGGCCTCGGTCGGTAGCCGCCCCATCAGCCGCTCATAGAACTTCGGCACCGGTACGCAGTACAGCTCGCGGTACTTCTCCAGCGTCAGCGGCTCGAGCCCCAGCTCGGCGAAGGCCGCGTTCGTCGCCCCGATGATCGCGTCGATGTCGTGGAACAGCGTCCCGTTCCAGTCCCAGACAATGTGCGCGCCCGTCTTCATCCCCATGCCCGAAAACGTACCCGCCCCCACTGACAATCAAGAGAACGGCACCTCAACGCGCCCCCCGCGGCCGGTTCAGCCTCCGCGGCCCACCAGGTTCGGGATCTCCTGCGTGGCGAACCACAACAGCTCGTGGTCCTCGGCGGCGTCCACGACGGACTGCGCGTCGCCGTCCCCGCGGTCCGCCGCCGGCAGGGCGTCGGCGGCCGCCGTCACCCCGGCCTGCGCGTCCGCCGCGTCGACGTGCACGGACGCCGCCTTGCCCAGCGGCACCGGCCCCGAGACCCGCACCTCCCCCGGCTCCGCCGGGTCGTGGTCCGCGCTCGCGGCCCGGTCGGGCACGTCGACGGCGATCACGATCCGGCGCCGCGGGGCCTCGGGCTCGGCCGCCAGCAGGCGCAGCGAGGCCAGTGCGGCCCGGCCGAGCGCCGCGTACTCCAGTTCCTCGATGTCGTCGGAGGCGTACCACTCGCGCAGCCCGGGCGTCACGGCGTAGGCGGCGAACGCTCCGGCTCCCAGCTCACCCGTCTTGTACGCCTCGGCGAGACCGGGGAGGGTCAGGGGCACGTAGACACGCATGGCTGGCCGCTTTCGTGATCGTGGTCGTTGGTCGTGGTCGGAGGGGATCCGGAGGGCTCCGTGGCGCTCCCGGAGGGCCTTCAGGATACGTGCGGGGCGTCCCCTTTCGAGTCCCGCCCCGGGACGCCGGACGCGTCCACCCCGGGCTCGGAATTCACCCGCCGCACCCCCACGGACTCGGGCTCCACGCCCCCGACATCACCCGGATAGGTGAACATTCCGGCGCCCTCGACCCGGGACCCGCCTTCCTTGCCGCAGCCCCCGTCGGCCCCGTACAAGATCACCGACCCGAAGTTACTCCCCGGTATGTACCGGGCCCACGAAACGGGGACCCCATGCACAAGGTCATGACCAGGACCCAACACCGCCCGCCGACCCACTCCCCTACGTCCGACCCCCGCGGCAGCACGCCCGCCCCCGGCGGCACAGCACCCCACGAATCCGCGAGCACCGCACCCCGCCGACCTGCCAGCACCGACCCCCTCACCACCACGCCCACCACACCCGCCACTCACGGCAGCACAGCACCCCGCACCACCTCGCCCGCCCCCGGCGGCACAGCACCCTGCGGATCCGCGAGCACCGCACCCCGCATCCCCGCCGACACCACCGCCCCGCGCCCTCCGGCGAACACCGCACCCCGCCGACCTGCGAGCACCGACCCCCACACCTCCGAGCCCACCACACCCGCCGCTCACGGCAGCACCACCCCCGCCGCCCCGGCCCACACCGCCCCACACACCCCCTCGAACACCCCGCCCGGCGCGCCCGGCACGCCCGGCACGCCCGTGAGCGCTACAGCCCTCGCCGGCGCCCTCGGTGGACCCGGATCCGCGCCGCCCGCCCCCGCCGCTGCCGCGCCCCCGCGTTCCCCCGGCAGCGGGCACTCGCGGCGTGCGGCTGCGGGCGGTCGTCCACCGGCCTCCGCTCGCGCCAGGGCCTCCCGGACCCGCCCGGCGGACACCCGCCCATCCACCCCCGCCCCGACCCGCACAGCCCCCCGCAGGGCCACGGAGACGCCTGTCACCCGGGCGCCGCGCGGGGACGCCGCTGCCCCGGCCTCCACCTCCCCCGAAGCCGCCCCGCGCGTCCCCGCGCAATGGTCCCGGCCCGCGGCGATCCCCCAGCCCCTGCCCACCGATGTGTTCGCCGACCTCCTCGTCGCCGTTCTGAGCGGCCACCGCCCCGTCCACTCGATGCTCCGGCACACCCGCGGCCGGGCCTACGACGAACTGGCATGGCTGGCGGAACGCGGCCCCTTGCGCACCCGCGGCGCCCGCCCCGTCGTACGCGACATCGGCTACTTCGAACCCCGCCCCGGCGCCATCGAGGCCTTCGCACGCGTCGGCGCCGGCGACCGGCTGCGTGCCATGGCCTTCCGCCTGGAACTCGGCCAGGACCTGCGCTGGCGCTGCACGGCGGTGGAACTCGGCCCCCGCCCGCCCCGCCCGGAGTCCGACTGAGGCGCACAAAACCGAGGGGCCGGACACCCTCAGGTGTCCGGCCCCTCAAGCCACTACGGCGCCTCGGCGACCGTCACTTCTTGCGACGGCCCCGGGCCCGCGACTGCTTGCGCCGCTCCGCACGCGTCAGGCCGTCGGCCTCGGAGCGCACCGGCTCACCGTCCTCGGTGAAGTCGCCCTCGATGGTGCCGCCCTCGCCGTCGACCGTCGGCGCGGAGAAGTGCAGGTTGCGCCGCTGCGGGGCGTCGAGCCCCTTGGCGCGGATCTCCGGCCGGGAGCCCGCCTGCGCCGGCACCGCGTCCTGCTTCTCGAGGTCGGCCACCGGCTTGGTGTCCTCGACCGGGACCTCCTCGACCTGCTGCTCGACCTGGACCTCCAGGTTGAACAGGTAGCCGACGGACTCCTCCTTGATGCCCTCCATCATGGCGGTGAACATGTCGAAGCCCTCGCGCTGGTACTCGACCAGCGGGTCCTTCTGCGCCATGGCGCGCAGGCCGATGCCCTCCTGGAGGTAGTCCATCTCGTAGAGGTGCTCGCGCCACTTGCGGTCCAGGACCGACAGCACGACCCGGCGCTCCAGCTCACGCATGATCTCGGAGCCGAGCTGCGCCTCACGCGCCTGGTACTGGTCGTGGATGTCGTCCTTGATGGAGTCACCGATGAACTCGGCGGTCAGCCCGGCCCGGTCGCCGGCCGCCTCCTCCAGCTCCTCGATCGAGACGTTGCACGGGTAGAGCTGCTTGAAGGCGCCCCACAGCCGGTCGAGGTCCCAGTCCTCGGGGAAGCCCTCGGCGGTCTCGGCCTGGACGTAGGCGTCGATGGTGTCGTCCATGAAGTGCTGCACCTGCTCGTGCAGGTCCTCGCCCTCCAGGACGCGGCGCCGCTCGCCGTAGATGACCTCGCGCTGGCGGTTGAGGACCTCGTCGTACTTCAGGACGTTCTTACGCGTCTCGAAGTTCTGCTGCTCGACCTGCGACTGGGCGGAGGCGATCGCGCGCGTGACCATCTTGTTCTCGATCGGCACGTCGTCCGGGACGTTCGCCATCGACATGACGCGCTCGACCATCTGGGCCTTGAACAGCCGCATCAGGTCGTCGCCGAGGGAGAGGTAGAAGCGGGACTCGCCCGGGTCGCCCTGCCGGCCGGAACGACCGCGCAGCTGGTTGTCGATGCGCCGCGACTCGTGCCGCTCGGTGCCGAGCACGTAGAGCCCGCCGAGCTTCTCGACCTCGTCCTTCTCGTTCTGGACGGCCTTCTCGGCCCGCTGGAGCGCCTCGGGCAGAGCGTGCGCCCACTCCTCGATGTGCTCCTCGGGGTCGAGGCCGCGCTGGCGCAGCTCCGCCTCGGCGAGGTCCTCGGGGTTGCCGCCGAGCTTGATGTCCGTACCACGGCCGGCCATGTTGGTCGCCACGGTGACGGCGCCCTTGCGGCCGGCCTGGGCGACGATCGTCGCCTCCCGGTCGTGCTGCTTGGCGTTGAGCACCTCGTGCTGGATGCCGCGCTTGCTGAGCTGCTGCGAGAGGTACTCGGACTTCTCGACGGAGGTCGTGCCGACGAGGATCGGCTGGCCCTTGCGGTGCTTCTCCTCGATGTCGTCGACGACCGCCTCGAACTTGGCGACCTCGGTCCGGTAGATCAGGTCCGACTGGTCCTTGCGGACCATCGGCCGGTTCGTCGGGATGGGCACCACGCCGAGCTTGTAGATCTGGTGGAACTCCGCGGCCTCGGTCATGGCCGTACCGGTCATGCCTGACAGGCCGGGCTGTTCCTTGCCCTCGTGGTCGTGGCGCTTGTAGAGGCGGAAGAAGTTCTGGAGGGTGATCGTGGCGAGCGTCTGGTTCTCGTCCTTGATCGGCACCGCTTCCTTGGCCTCGATCGCCTGGTGCATGCCCTCGTTGTAGCGGCGGCCCGCGAGGATACGTCCGGTGTGCTCGTCGACGATCATGACCTCGTCGTCGATGATGACGTAGTCCTTGTCCTTCTTGAAGAGCTCCTTGGCCTTGATGGCGTTGTTCAGGTAGCCCACCAGAGGGGTGTTCACCGACTCGTAGAGGTTGTCGATGCCCAGCCAGTCCTCGACCTTGGCGACACCGGACTCGTGGATGGCGACCGTGCGCTTCTTCTCGTCGACGTCGTAGTCGCCGGTCTCCTCGAGACCCTTGAGCGGCTGGCCGGCCTCTCCGCGCTTGAGGCGCTTGACCAGCTTGGCGAAGTCCCCGTACCACTTGGTGGCCTGGTCGGCCGGGCCGGAGATGATCAGCGGCGTACGGGCCTCGTCGATGAGGATGGAGTCGACCTCGTCGACGATGGCGAAGTTGTGGCCGCGCTGGACGAGCTCGTCCTGGGACCACGCCATGTTGTCGCGCAGGTAGTCGAAGCCGAACTCGTTGTTCGTGCCGTACGTGATGTCGCAGGCGTACTGCTCGCGGCGCTGAGCCGGCGTCATGTTGGCGAGGATGCAGCCGACCTCGAGGCCCAGGAACCGGTGGACGCGGCCCATCATCTCGGAGTCGCGCTCGGCCAGGTAGTCGTTGACCGTGATGATGTGGACGCCCTTGCCGGACAGGGCGTTCAGATACGCCGGCAGGGTGCCGACGAGGGTCTTGCCCTCACCGGTCTTCATCTCGGCCACGTAGCCCATGTGCAGGGCCGCGCCACCCATCATCTGCACGTCGTAGTGACGCTGGCCGAGGACGCGCTTGGCGGCCTCGCGGACGGTGGCGAACGCCTCGGGCAGCAGGTCGTCCAGGGTCTCGCCGTCGGCGTAGCGCTGCTTGTACTCATCGGTGAGGGCGCGCAGCTCGGCGTCGGAGAGGTCGACGAAGTCCTCTTCGATGGAGTTGACCTGGTCCGCGATGCGGTGCAGCTTGCGCAGGATCTTGCCTTCGCCTGCACGCATGAGCTTCGAGAGGACGGACACGGGGGTTGGTCTCCTTGCCGGTCGGGCCTGGGACGGTCGGTTACCACTTGACTTACTGAGCAACGGCCATCGTATGCGAGGACCCCACCGCGCCGGGAGGGCCTGCCGTGACGGCGACCGTCCGCTGCTTCCATTCTGATTCACGTCTGCTTCACAGGGGACAACGTGCGGCCCCCTCGGATAGTGCCGCACCCCTCCACCGAATTGCACAACGCGTGACCACCCCTTCACCGACGGCAAACACCTGGCCTCGCGACCGGTCTCCGAGCAGAATCGGTCGATGGACCCCGTCACCCTCGCCACGGACCGCCTCCTGCTGCGCACGGTCGGCTCCCCGGAGACCGACGCGGTGTACGACGCCTGCCAGGACCCCGACGTCCAGCGCTGGACCACGATCCCCTCGCCCTACCTGCGCGAGCACGCCCGCAGCTTCACGGAACAGCTGGTCCCGGACGGCTGGGCGGACGGCTCCATGTTCACCTTCGGCGTCTTCCTGCACTCCGGGGAACTGGCGGGCATGCTCGGCATCACCATGCGTGCCCTGGGCATGGGCGAGATCGGCTTCTGGGCCGTGAAGGAGCACCGCGCCAACGGCTACGTCACCGAGGCCGCCCTCGCCGCCTGCCGCTGGTCCTTCACCCACGCGGCTCTCGACCGCGTCGAATGGCGTGCGGAGGTGGGCAACCGTGCCTCCCGCGCGGTGGCGGAACGCGCGGGCTTCACGATCGAGGGCACCCTGCGCTCCGCTATGAACAACAAGGGAGTACGCCGGGACATCTGGGTGGGCTCCCTGCTCCCCTCGGACTTGGGCCTCCCCTCGACGGCGCCGTACCTGCCGGCGCGCTGACCATCCTGGCCGTCCGAGCAGATCCGCAGGTCACACCCCGTTGTCAGTCCCACGGCCTACTCTGCGCCCATGACCACCCCGCGCACCGTCGCAGACCTCTCCGCCGACGAGGCCCGCAGAATCGCGCTCCGCGCCCAAGGCTTCCTCGGCGCGCCGGACCGCCGCTCCGGCGTCCGCGGCGTCCTCCGCCACCTGGGGGCGATACAGCTCGACACCATCTCGGTCCTGGCCCGCTCCCACGAGCTCGTGCCGTACGCCAGGCTGGGGGCGGTGGGCCGCAAGACGGTCGAGGACGCCTACTGGCAGGACACGCACTCCTTCGAGTACTGGTCGCACGCCGCCTGCATCCTCCCCATCGAGGAGTGGCCCCACTTCGCCTTCCGCCGCCGCGCCTATCGCAACCGCCCGCACTGGAACCACGACCTCCCCGACGGCACCTACGACCAGGTCATCAAGCAGCTCCGCTCCGAAGGCCCCCTCACCGCGACGGAGTTGGGCGGCGCGAAGAGGACGAGCGACTGGTGGGACTGGTCCGGCTCCAAGGTCGCCGTCGAACGCGCCCTGATGTACGGCGAGGTGGTCTGCGTGGAGCGCCGCGGCTGGAAGCGCCTCTACGACCTCGCCGAGCGCGCTGTTCCTCAGGAGCTGCTGCACGACGAGCTCGACGACACCGAGTGCCTGCGCCGTCTGGTCCGCCTGGCGGGCCGTTCCCTCGGGGTCGGCACCCGTGCGGACATCGCCGACTACCACCGGCTCAAGGGCGAGCAGGTCGACGCGGTGATCGCGGAATCGGGGCTGGTCCCGGTCTCGGTCGAGGGCTGGGGCAAGCCGGCCTGGGCGGACCCCGAGGCCCTACAGGCGCCGCCGCGCGGCCGCCACCGCACCACGCTCCTGTCGCCTTTCGACTCCCTGATCTGGGAGCGGGCGCGTACGGAGCGGATCTTCGGCTTCACCCACCGCCTGGAGGCCTACGTCCCCAAACAGAAGCGCGTGTACGGCTACTTCGCGATGCCCGTGCTGGCGGGCGGGCGTCTCGTCGGCCGCGTGGACCCCTCCCGCGAGGGCCGCACGCTGGTGGCCAAGCAGGTGGCGCTCGACGGCGCGAAGGCCGTGCCGGCGGTCGCACAGGCCCTGGCGGAGGCGGCGACCTGGGTGGACTGCACGAACGTCCGCGTGGAGCGGGTCGACGCACCTGAGTTGCGCGAGCCCCTGGCGAAGGAACTCACCCGTCTCCTCGGCTGAGACCGGGACCCCGGCCGGGGCCGGTCTCCAGGCGAGACCGGTCCCCTAACGGATCTCGAGGATCTTCTCCCGCATCGCGTACACCACCGCTTCCATCCTGGAGTGCAGCTGCAGCTTCTCCAGGATGTTGCGGACGTGGTTCTTCACGGTGTTCTCGGAGATGAACAACTCCTTGGCGATGTCACGGTTGTTCATTCCCGTCGCGACCAGCTTCAGGACTTCCAGTTCGCGGTCGGTCAGGCGCGGCGCGGGCACCAGCCGGCGTTCGTCCGTGCGCTGGATCATCGACTTGAACTCCGTGAGGAGTTTCGACGCCATGGAAGGGCTGATCTGCGACTGCCCGTCGGCCACCGCGCGAATGGCCGTGGCCACCTCGTCCGTGGAGATCTCCTTGAGGAGATAACCGGTCGCACCCGCCTTGATGGCGTCGTAGAGATCGGCTTCCTCGTCGCTGATCGTCAGCATGATGATCTTGGCGCTGGGTGCCACCTCCTTGATGGAGGTGCACGCCTCGATCCCGCCGCGCTTGGGCATCCGTACGTCCATCAGGACGATGTCGGGCAGCAGGTCGGCGGCCTTCTCGACGGCCTCGGCGCCATCGCCCGCCTCCCCGATGACCTGGATGTCCTCCTCGGCTGCGAGCACGATCTCCAGGCCACGGCGGAACAGGGCGTGGTCGTCCACCACGAGAACTCTGATCGGTTCCTTGCGTGGAGTCCCCGAGTCCGGGCCCATGCCGACGACGCCGTCGTCGGCATCCCCGTCACGCATCGGTCCGAAGCTGTCCGCCATCGTTCCTCCCCCTGAAGGCTGTGGCCTGAGGTCCTGAGCCATCGCCAACCCAGAGCAACGACCCACCGGTTGGGCCGTGGCCACCATGATTTCATGCCCGGACGGCCCCGGGGTGCCGGAGCGGGGCGCGAAGTGGTCGCACGGGGGTGCCCCTGGGGGCGCACACGCGCTCCAGGGGCACCTGTTCCGCTGTCACCCGGCATGGTCAGCCGCCGAGCGCACCGCCCGCGTCCGGGGAGTGCGCCTGGGTGACCATCGTGTCCGTGCTGAGGTGGATCACACCGTAGTCGTAGGCATGCCGTCGGTAGACGACACTCGGTTCCTTGGTCTCGGAGTCGACGAACAGGTAGAAGTCGTGCCCGACCAGCTCCATCTCGTAGAGAGCCTGGTCGAGGGTCATGGGCGCTGCGACGTGGGTCTTCTCGCGGACGACGATGGGGCCGTCACCCTGCACCTCCAGCGAGCCGATCTTCTTCGTGGGTACGGCCTCGGGCCCCTCGTCGGGAGCCGGCACGAGTCCGTTTCCGTTGAGCGTCGCCACGCCCGGGACGTGGTCGGCGACCTCGGCGGCAGGGATCCGGCGCGCACCACGGCGCGAGTACCGCTTGTCGTGCTGCCTGCGCAGCCGGGCTTCCAGCTTTTCCGCCGCCAGGTCGAGCGCCGCGTATGGATCGCTCGCCGCTGCCTCCGCCCGGATCACCGGACCGCGGGAGCGGAGCGTGATCTCCACTCGGTCGCAACGGTCGGCCTGCCGGGGGTTGGGCTCCTTGGACACCTCGACGTCGAGGCTGATCACCTTGCCATCGAGCTTCTGGATCTTCTCCAGCTTCAGCTTCTC
The Streptomyces tuirus genome window above contains:
- a CDS encoding NAD-glutamate dehydrogenase, with translation MQTKLDEAKAELLERAARVAENSPVGGHLPTGSTGEETPDAQKAPDRETLLTFLQRYYLHTAPEDLTDRDPVDVFGAAVSHYRLAENRPQGTANVRVHTPTVEENGWTCSHSVVEVVTDDMPFLVDSVTNELTRQGRGIHVVIHPQFVVRRDVTGKLIEVLSTPPTGDLPHDAHVESWIHVEIDRETDRADLKQITADLLRVLSDAREAVEDWGKMRDAAIRLAEGLPDEPIPDDLPGPQVEEARELLRWLADDHFTFLGYREYQLREDDSLAAVPGTGLGILRADPQHAAEESHPVSPSFERLPADARAKAREHKLLVLTKANSRATVHRPSYLDYIGVKKFDADGNVIGERRFLGLFSSAAYTESVRRVPVIRRKVEEVLEKAGFSPNSHDGRDLTQILETYPRDELFQTPVDELRAIVTSVLYLQERRRLRLYLRQDEYGRYYSALVYLPRDRYTTAVRLRIIEILKEELGGISVDFTAWNTESILSRLHFVVRVPQGTELPELSDSDKERIEARLVEAARSWEDAFAEALNAELGEEHAAEAMRRYAHAFPEGYKADHNPRAAVADLVHLEQLNSEADKDFALSLYEPVGAAPEERRFKIYRTGDAISLSAVLPVLNRLGVEVVDERPYELRCADRSVAWIYDFGLRMPRANGGGDYFGDDARERFQDAFSATWTGKAENDGFNALVLSAGLTWRQAVVLRAYAKYLRQAGSTFSQDYMEDTLRNNVHTTRLLVSLFEARMSPDRQRAGHEIVDALLEEVDAALDQVASLDEDRILRSFLTVIKATLRTNFFQEAAGGKPHDYVSMKFDPQAIPDLPAPRPAFEIWVYSPRVEGVHLRFGKVARGGLRWSDRREDFRTEILGLVKAQMVKNTVIVPVGAKGGFVAKQLPDPSVDRDAWLAEGVASYKTFISALLDITDNMVAGEVVPPADVVRHDEDDTYLVVAADKGTATFSDIANGVAENYNFWLGDAFASGGSAGYDHKGMGITARGAWESVKRHFRDMGVDTQTQDFTVVGIGDMSGDVFGNGMLLSEHIRLVAAFDHRHIFIDPNPDAATSYAERRRLFELPRSSWEDYNTDLLSAGGGIFPRTAKAIPVNAHIREALGIEAKVTKLTPADLMKAILRAPVDLLWNGGIGTYVKSSTESNADVGDKANDAIRVDGADLRVAVVGEGGNLGLTQLGRIEFALHGGRINTDAIDNSAGVDTSDHEVNIKILLNGLVRDGDMTVKQRNKLLAEMTDEVGRLVLRNNYAQNTAIANALAQSGAMLHAQQRFMKHLVREGHLDRALEFLPTDRQIRERLAQGQGLTGPETAVLLAYTKITVAEELLHTSLPDDPYLSTLLHAYFPTELREQFPEHLVCHPLRREITTTVLVNDTVNTGGTTYLHRLREETGASLEEIVRAQTAARAIFRQAPVWDGVEALDNKVEAEVQTRIRLHARRLVERGTRWLLNNRPQPLQLAETVDFFADRVEQVWSQLPKLLRGADLEWYGKIYDELTGAGVPDELATRVAGFSSAFPTLDIVSIADRMDREPLDVADVYYDLADRLRITQLMDRISELPRADRWQSMARAAIREDLYAAHAAVTADVLAVGNGTSTPEQRYKAWEQKNAAILGRARATLEEIQGSESFDLANLSVAMRTMRTLLRTHS
- a CDS encoding HAD family hydrolase, whose protein sequence is MGMKTGAHIVWDWNGTLFHDIDAIIGATNAAFAELGLEPLTLEKYRELYCVPVPKFYERLMGRLPTEAEWEAMDDIFHRYYAEHRTACGLTVGAAELLAGWRSAGRSQSILSMYVHEELVPLVRGFGIEPHFIRVDGRTGPSGGSKAEHMVRHLASLSGVAPERTVVIGDAADDAVAALHVGARAVLYTGGSHSRVSLETVGVPVVDTLEEAVAEAERLAA
- a CDS encoding DUF6912 family protein, producing the protein MRVYVPLTLPGLAEAYKTGELGAGAFAAYAVTPGLREWYASDDIEELEYAALGRAALASLRLLAAEPEAPRRRIVIAVDVPDRAASADHDPAEPGEVRVSGPVPLGKAASVHVDAADAQAGVTAAADALPAADRGDGDAQSVVDAAEDHELLWFATQEIPNLVGRGG
- a CDS encoding Rv3235 family protein — its product is MFADLLVAVLSGHRPVHSMLRHTRGRAYDELAWLAERGPLRTRGARPVVRDIGYFEPRPGAIEAFARVGAGDRLRAMAFRLELGQDLRWRCTAVELGPRPPRPESD